The Silurus meridionalis isolate SWU-2019-XX chromosome 18, ASM1480568v1, whole genome shotgun sequence genome includes the window aatattatatataaatccaGATTGTATCCGAATTGTCCGCTAAATGATCCAAATTCTTCCTGCTTGTCAttcatacaaacaaaaacaaaaacaaaaaactaccAAATAAATAGAATGGCGCAAATATTTGCGTATTTGTCCTCCCATGTATTATGATGCGGTCAGGGGACACTTTCTGGACACTTTTATATGATATGGGATGgatagagtgtgtatgtgtggaagcgagagagagagagagggggagagagagggggtgggagagagagagaggtggaaaTAGAGGACATGAAGCGCTTTAACAATCAGGCGCAAAACGTCTTTTTTTCCGCATCGGTGCGCGTTCACTTTCGAGAATTGTTTCTcatcaaaaccacacacacacacacacacacacacacacacacacacacacacacaaatcccaaATCCCCCCCAACAAGCAAAGCAACGGCAAAAACCCCACAAACCCAAAAGAGTGCTGATGTTCAGATGaacaaattacaaacaaaataatagaaaaaaaagacaaaaaaagataaaagaaagtTGTGAAAGCACGTGAGAGATCATTTGCACATTATTTGCAAACATTCAAAGGGGAAAAATTAGGAACATTTagggattgttttttttcatcttactttcttttttagaaaGAAGAGCAGgtttaaaaattgtaaaaacaattgattataaagaaaacacacacacacacacacacacacacacacacacacacacacacacacacacacacacagaactacaATTCTGTCGAGGGTGAAggtgagggtgatgatgaggatgaagctCTCACAGGGACCCGTTAAGAACCCAATGTGGACCTTCACACACCTAATTATTGCaaaattcatataaataaaagtcattaaaaatataatctCGCTGCACAATCCAAACAAAAGTGGTACAGAATGTGAATTAAAATAttccaacatttatttattaatttattattttttataaaaatcttttggtaaaaaataaaatttaataagaTACAATTATTTTcgtatctatttttttttctctccaagcAAAAGGTTATGATGTGTAATAATTACTGGATTGTGCATTagttttgttgaaaaaaagaaattcaatgaaagaaggaaagaaagaaaaaaaagaaagaaagagaaaaagaaagaaagttggaaataaggaaaacaaaaatgaaaaacgaAATAAAGTAGAAAATTAATAGAGTAAAacaagtaaaagaaagaaagaaagaaagaaagaaagaaagaaagaaagaaagaaagaaagaaagaaagaaagaaagaaaaagacatgaaTAAAACAAGCCTTACaagtagtctttttttttttttcctcgatGATTTTGACAGGTAGGGgtgttttcttctttcctttttctctctctctctctctctctctctctctctctctctctctcctcctaaGTCCTCAGACTTCCTCGCGAGCAGTCCGCAGTTCTTATTGGTAGGTTCCCTGTTACATCACAATGGTCGATTGTGACGCGCACTTCTTTCCTGTTTCCTTCGGCCGCGTCTTTAAGTGGGTGCCCGCAGTCGGAGGAGCGCGAGCACAGAGCGCTTctttcctcctccaccaccagcacttcttcctcctctatttccagcatcatcatcatcatcatcatcttctcctcctccttcttcctcttcttcttcttccacgTTCGCCCGCGTCTCCTTCGCCTCCACCGCCGCGCACCCGGCGTGCGCTCCCGGACACCCTGAGCCCCGCACTGAGACTgagactctcacacacacacgctttcacacacacacacacacacacacacacacactctctctctttctctctctcacgcgcacacacacacgcgcgcgctcCGTATATTCCACAGAGGAGCAGAAATCTCTCAACCCCGTATATCCGAGTGTCGCGTTcgctctctttatttctcttctcacatctccctctctctttctctctctctttctctctctctctcccctctctctctctctctctctctctctctctctttgccaacacacacacacacacacacacacactcatttcccACGCGCGTCTCTCGCTCCCGTTACTCGGGCACCATAATTTCGGCCGCGCGgtgtttctttaaataaaaaaagaaaaaaagaaagaaagaaagaagaggaaaagaagaaaaataggaGGACATTTTGCATTTCAGGGAGGTAAGTGACCTtcttggttttgtgtgtgtgtgtgtgtgtgtgtgtgtgtgtgtgtgtgttttggacgtgttttatttggaaacaaacaaaaatgtcgggaaaaacaattacaaattaCGCACGAGGTTCtggattattgttattattattgttattattgttgttgttgttgtgatttatttttttaatattattattgtggtTCTGGTGACGTCGTTTTTCATGCCCAGGTTCGAGGCTGTTGGAAGAACCGCGGCGTCTCCACGCTTTTTTACGCGTTCCGCGGTCCTCGCTTTCACGTCTCACGTCTAACTTCAGGACTTGTGCACGTTTTCTTTGCACAGTCACGTGCtgtttttatgatattttttgATGTAGAAGTTTTGCGCAGACTTTAAACCGAGTTCTCACGGTGTTCCAATGCGTCCCCGCTCCCCTGTCCCCTGTCCCCTGAGAGCGCTCTGATGAATCACCAGTACCAGGTTACAGGGGGGTACATACTTTCTCACACTTTCTTGGATCTTGGAGGTGAAAAAAAGTGTCAACATAAATTTTTACTTATTAGATAGGCGTTTAttgcgctttgtgtgtgtgtgtgtgtgttgcgtgtAAATATCGTTTGCGCCATAACTCTGATCTCGCCGTTTCTCTCCTGCTCGCGCCTCCTTGTTTCGAGAGGAAGTTGGAAGTTCTCATCCACCGGCTTCAGTTCCTCGTTTGCGATTCCGTGAAATGCCGCGGCGCTACGCGCATGCGCGGACGGGGGAAGACAGGTGCGCCGTGACGACAGACAGgtgctgaaaaaaaaggaagaaaaaaaagaaagaaagaaacataagATCGCGTATTGTTCAGGAGCTccgacgagtgtgtgtgtgtgtgtgtgtgttttctttttcttgcgcGCGTCGACCTTCATCTTCACTCAtccttctttccatccatccatctatccatttgtttatatatatatatatatatcatatcaaACTTTAGCAAGtaaaataatagattttttttattacattgtttgtttgtattttatttatctatctataaatatatattataatatatattatataattatagttaaatagtgtgtgtgtgtgtgtgtgtgtgtgtgtgtgtgtgtgtacacaggtatagatagatagatttagaTCAGAATATAtcttgataaaataaataaataaataaacaaataaacaaataaataaataacacattcagacactgaaaaaaaaattccaaaaatacaaacaaagtgCTGCAGAAAAAATAGCAGTTTTATGCTAAACTGAACTTGTGTTTGGttcaaacaagaaaaaaaaaaagtacactcATGACCCAAGTGCTCCATCCTGTTTTATtcataatgatataaaaaaaaaagattattaagattttttttttcccctcgacgggaaaaaaaaaaggacgacAGAAAGGCGATTAACGTCAGTTTATGCAGATttcttgttgtttgtttttgttgttgtcattTTCATGCGAAGCGGCACCACGTCGCTTTGTTTTTGTTACTAGTGCAGTATACACAATGTAGGACTTTGCTCAGATATGCAAAGCTGAGGTGTTATTGCCCCCTTTTCCCTCCTCCGCTCGCTCCCCaaatccacccatccatctatccctCCGTCCGTCCAcaccaatttatttttttcttttttggcgtacacttcctgttccagaGATCTGACCGAGTTTAATCAAATTTCCTATTTGCAAATGCGTATGTTCAGGATAATTTACAAGAAACCAGCTTCATCTTacagacatttttatataagatattatatataaatattaaatcaattttaatactgtataacaatttaaaatgttgctGACCATCcaaattttgtcatttttgttcCTCTCCCTTTTAACAGGTCTTTCTACTGGAATTTACCAACAGAGTGTGAGCCCTGGCCTCTGAGAAATGGCTCAATAGTATCACCAGGGATGCCGGACCATGACAGTGAGTCCCTCCTAAACCGACAGACCAAAAGAAGACGAGTGGACATCGGCGTGAAGAGAACCGTGGGCTCGACCTCGACGCTGACATCAGCAGCTTCGACCGACTTCATTCCCAGCCGCGCATCAAAATCCGCCATCATTTTCAGGGCCATGAACAGCCACCACAGCACAGAGCAGGACCTTCTGGACTGTCAAGGTGTGCAGCTTGGACACGGGGACTCAAGCGAATCCAAGTCCAATGTGCTACGGAAACTTTTGAAGAGGGCCAACTCGTATGAGGACACAATGATGCCTTTTCCCGGTGCTACCATCATCTCGCAGCTGCTGAAAAGCAACATGGCAAAAAATGGAGCAGGGGGAGGAGTCGAGTCGGGGTTCCCTAGTAGTGCTCTCTCCAGCACAGGATCCGAGGTGCCCCAAGAGGATGCATGCAGTAACTCATCCCAGGAAAGCCCGCAGGAGTGTCTTTCACCGTTCAGCCGCCCAACTCTGGGTCATTTTGACGTCGAACGACTTAATGATGAACACCTCCGAGCAAAGCGAGCCCGTGTAGAGAACATAATTCGTGGAATGAGCCACTCACCCAATGTAATGATGCCATCAAACTCCAGTTCAAGGGAACGAGAGCGAGATGGTGAAGGAGAACCTGAAGGCCCCCATCAGCCACCAAGCCCGCGAGAGGGCTATCGTGAGAACAAGCGTAAGCAAAAGCTTCCTCAACAGCAGCACAGCTTCCAGCAGCTGGTCTCAGTGCACAAAGAGCAAAAGGTGGAGGAACGCAGGCAGCTCAAACTGCAGCTCGAGGACATGCAGAAACAGCTGCGCCAGCTGCAGGAGAAGTTCTTTCAGATTTATGACAGCACTGACTCTGAAGGGAATGACCCCGACCATGACGGAGGGAACCTCTCTGAAGACAGTGCACGATCCGATGCCGGGCTCATGGACGGGGATGGAGACGAGCGCCCCATGCGTGATTCTGCTGCTGATCGTTCTGATAACGAGATGTCAGACTTGGATCCAGGACATTTTCTGGACAGGGCAAGAGCATTGCTAAGAGAACAGGCCCTCCTGGATGGAGAAAAACCCAAAAGGGAAAGTTCACTGAGGGGCAAAGGTCCAACCTCTATGCATGCAGAAGGAAAGCAACTGGCAGAGACCCTGAAGCAGGAACTGAACTCTGCCATGTCTCAGGTGGTAGACACTGTAGTGAAGGTCTTTGCGAAACCTCCACGGCCTCTCCCGCAGGTGTTTCCACCGCTTCCTCCGCCTCAGGAACGTTTTACCGTTAACGGGGACAACCCCAATTTCCACACAACCAATCAGCGCCTGCAGTGCTTCGGAGATGTCATAATCCCCAGCCCACATGAGTCATTTGGTGGAGTCCCGCTCCCCAGTGCCAATGATCAGACTGAGGCACTGCCTTTAGTGGTGAGGAAGTCTGCAGTTGAACATCACCACCAATCCTCAGCAGTGGGTGCTCATGGAGGCCACCaccatccctccctccatccctcttcCCTATCAGCCAACATGGGCTTCAGCCCACCATCTTTCCGCCACCCATTTCCCCTACCTCTAATGGGGTACCCCTTTCAGGGCCCGCTCGGTGCTCCGTCATTAGGGTACCCAGGAAAAGACAGAGGCTCACCTGATTCCATGGACCTCTCACGGGAGACCACCAGCTTACGGACCAAGATGGCATCCAACCACCATATGGGGCACACCCGTTCCTGCTCGCCAACCCACCCAGGGAGCACGGCTGAgagtctttctctgtctctcattaagTCAGAGTGTGGGGACCTCCAGGACATGTCTGACATCTCACCATACCCTGGGAGTGCAATATCCTTTTTTTCTAgtagtaaataaatgttttgcttttaaaGTTGATAAGGAAAATGAGTTTTTCTCCCCCAAAAAACATTCTGATGTCTTGGTTTATTTTGCAATTTCCTATTAAACCCCTGCCTTTTCTCTAGTAGGTGGGGCATTTAAAGTGCTACTCACTGTACTATCCTCTGTTTAACTGTGTACATTTGGCTTCTCAGCTCAGACCTCTATTATTGATTCCCTAAGTGGCCTCCTATAGGCTTTTTGTGAAGTCACACTAGCTCCTAGATTTCCACCTCAGATTTCTCATTCTGTCAACTTCACTGCCTTGAGACATACATTTAAACAAGTTTAAGTCCCTTGAATTTTCAAAGTTTCGATGGCCTCATGATACGGGTATAAAGGCCAGGTTTTCATTTAAGCTCCTGAAAGTAACCCGGGTCCTTGTTAAAATGCTTCCTGTTTGAGTCGATATACATTCTAGCACCTGTATGCTTAATAAGCCTGGTGCTTAACTGGGATCATCACTTACATCCAATTTTACTTTTAAGAGATTCAGAATACTTTTAGCTCCCCAGGGCTGTAATTTGGCATCAACTGTGACAGATGTTTTTGTTGTCAAACTTCGAGGTTCATTCGAGGACTTAAAATCTAAGTCTGGTTTTTTATGACTGACAGGTTCCACCTCTCTCAACCCTCATCATATCctattatagaaaaaaagacGGAGAAACAATTATCCCTCCTTTTCATTTTCCCCCCTTTGGATTCATAAAGATCGGTCAACAACCTGAGGGCCCTCAGCTGTTGCTTGGCAGCCAAACAAtccctcgtttttttttttcttcttctgcccccccttcctttcttttctttgaagcAGGCATTAACAGGTGTTTGCGGCTGTATGTTTGTCTTTCATTACACTGCCTCATCTTGCCTGCCGAGCCAAGAGCCCTACACTCTCCACAGCCTCCCCATCAAGAAAGCGAAGCGAGAGGaataaaggaaaagagagagatggaaggcAATTAACGCAATGACCGTAGGCAGTGGTAACTGTGTGTTTTACACAGCAATTTTACCAAAAATCGCTCGGAATGGTTGGGCCGTAAAAgaggagatgaaaaaaaaagtaaatagcaATTTTGCAATTTGCCATTTCTACATGATAATTGCTCATAACACAGGTTagggtttaaaaagaaaaaaagagaaaaaaaaatagctaccAAGTCATACATTTACAAAGAGAAATGTGAACATAGTCAGAAATTGTTTACAGTAATTGGTCTAATTGACTTACTTTTGagctgtaaacaaacaaacaaacaaagtagAGTTGGATATGGAGCTGCCTTTAGCAATGTGATGGAAGGGTAGGCAGTAGGTAGGTGGCCTGGCCTGAATATAGGATGCTTGAGGAATGTGCTTGAAATGGAAACGTTAAGTGGGTTTGAAACGCGCTTAAGGCGTCACAGATTCAAGATTAACTAAAGGTATGATATGAAAGATGAAGTGATATGGAGAGAGTGGGGTGAAAGAGGGGGGAGGTAAGGAGTGGGGGTTTAATTTGGGATTGTTTAGTTAGCCTGGGAATGGGGTTAGGGACTTGTTGGGAATGGGGTTAAACTGTGAACGCTCGGGCGGAAACGGGGTTAGGACAGACTCAAAAATTGGGGGGGAAGTTCGGAAGCAATTAGGATAGGATTATAGTCGTGATTGTAGATGGGAGACTGTTTTGCAATATCATGTTTGGGAACAAACGCCAGATTCTGTGGCATGTACGGGCAACGAGCAACGGCAGGTGAAAGTTTCCCCCGGCATGACCGCTAGGCTACTGGCGGCCAGTCTGTTTGACAGTCACACAAAAGGGCCAGAGCTGGTTTCAGAAGAGGCAGGGCTGGGGAGGAGGGTGCGGAGGACTCTTTGTCTGGCAAAATCGCATAATCAGCCATTTTGTTGTGTGGCCGAGGTTAGGGCAGGAGAACGTCCTCTGCAGGAATGTCACACTCTGTGCCCGCGTCGCACTTACAATGCGTTCTTAGCTTAAATAGATTATTGATGAATGCAGAACGCATGGTGGAAAAAGTGCACATCGTACGGAAACGCCCAGACGACTGGCCAAgcagttttctttttgtttcaacATTTCcttacatgcaaaaaaaaaaacaactaaagaaaaatacatataaCCGATTTGTTCGTGTCATATATTGTCTCGCCACGGTTTCAGGACGTAAAGTTTGTCCGTGTAGCCTgtcgataaataaatatataagtagtCAAGTGGTACcactttatatatgtatatataaagtggTACCACTTGAcaacttatatatttatttatttttttttcagaaagatCATCTCGCTATAAACtttcaaaaaaattatattcctGAGGGCCAAGAACAAGGACAACAggagcaacaacaaaaacctgccagtgtttaattttattgttgcaaaaaaaaaaaaaaacgtgtaactttttttttatttgtgtcccTGGTGATAAACTTGTCATCAGCTGTAATGTAGAAAtgtagaggttttttttttttcgtggtCTGTCATGATCCATTCATTCACGGGCGCTGAATGAAGTAATGCCGCGAAAGAAAAGAGCAGCTTGtccctctttcattctctctggCCTTTGTGCTCATAAAGCAAGACCAGATGGTGAGAGAAAAAGggagcgagagagggagagatagtgtgagagagagagtaaaacagagagagagagagagagagagagagagagagagagagagagaggtgggtaAGACAAAGATGCGCTTTTCCAACTACCCCCCTCCTCCCCGTCCACGTCCATCCAGCTCTCCAccccatacacatacatacacacacacacagacacacacccctttctctttttctctcatttcttttctttctctccctcaatTATGTGAAGTACTCCACTCGTGGCCCGGTTCTGAATCCGCATTATCGTTGAATGTGTGCACACTTTATAAGACTTGTTTATGTTTTCACGATTAGCCACATTTACATGACAAACGTGTCATTTTACAGTCATATCTCGGCTTCAAAAGGGGAGGGGACGGTGGGGGGTGGTGGGGGCGTCTTTGGATACTCTTTGCTTGCCTCTTGGTGTCCAGAAATGAAATAGGGTGCAGTGGGGGAGACTTACTGTCACAATGCCATATACTGAAAGTGTGTgccaataaaaaatatatacctaAAACCCTCAAGCAGCTtcccaaaaaaagtttttcagaCTCCCCCATGAATCCCCCCTCGAGGCCTTCTGCAAAAAGCGCTTACCGCTGTATTTGTAGGTGACATGCAAACGATCTGGCGCTCTTTTACATCTGAAGGAGGAGGTCGGCCGAGGCGTAGGGCTCAGGGAAAAGACGTTTGCTTGCTTTGCCTGCGTAATGGCTTTCTCATGTAAAACCGGCTTTTCTGCGGTGGTATATTGGCCGTGACGGCGCAGCACCTTGAGTAATGATGATGACAATGGCAAGCAAATCTCGAAAAGCCCTCTGTCGCTGCTCGGGGCTCGGCTGCTTTTCCTTAACCCGCTCATTTGCACATTCAGGAAGGGCTTTCCCCCAACCACCTGAAGAAGGCCAAGCTGATGTTTTTCTACACCAGGTACCCCAGCTCCAACATGCTCAAGATGTTCTTCGCGGACGTCAAGGTAAGCACCGTCGCCTTGACATTTAAAATTCTACT containing:
- the LOC124401368 gene encoding prospero homeobox protein 1-like; its protein translation is MPDHDSESLLNRQTKRRRVDIGVKRTVGSTSTLTSAASTDFIPSRASKSAIIFRAMNSHHSTEQDLLDCQGVQLGHGDSSESKSNVLRKLLKRANSYEDTMMPFPGATIISQLLKSNMAKNGAGGGVESGFPSSALSSTGSEVPQEDACSNSSQESPQECLSPFSRPTLGHFDVERLNDEHLRAKRARVENIIRGMSHSPNVMMPSNSSSRERERDGEGEPEGPHQPPSPREGYRENKRKQKLPQQQHSFQQLVSVHKEQKVEERRQLKLQLEDMQKQLRQLQEKFFQIYDSTDSEGNDPDHDGGNLSEDSARSDAGLMDGDGDERPMRDSAADRSDNEMSDLDPGHFLDRARALLREQALLDGEKPKRESSLRGKGPTSMHAEGKQLAETLKQELNSAMSQVVDTVVKVFAKPPRPLPQVFPPLPPPQERFTVNGDNPNFHTTNQRLQCFGDVIIPSPHESFGGVPLPSANDQTEALPLVVRKSAVEHHHQSSAVGAHGGHHHPSLHPSSLSANMGFSPPSFRHPFPLPLMGYPFQGPLGAPSLGYPGKDRGSPDSMDLSRETTSLRTKMASNHHMGHTRSCSPTHPGSTAESLSLSLIKSECGDLQDMSDISPYPGSAIQEGLSPNHLKKAKLMFFYTRYPSSNMLKMFFADVKFNRCITSQLIKWFSNFREFYYIQMEKFARQAINDGVTGTDEMSVSRDSELFRALNMHYNKANDFEVPERFLEVAQITLREFFNAIVAGKDVDPSWKKAIYKVICKLDSEVPEIFKSPNCLQELLHE